A window of Verrucomicrobiota bacterium genomic DNA:
CTTTTGTCCGTGGCCTGCGTTGGCTCGGTCCTTACAGCCCGCGTTGGGGATGCTCGGACCTCGCCGCCTTGGCCACAGCCAAAATCCCTCGCCGCAGGACCCCGCGCAATTTTCGGACACGCTCTAAGCTTTCAAGTTCAAAGTTGTGCCGCGAACCTTTGCCAGAAAAGCAAAAACACACGGCATTGTCGCGCAAGCGGTGAATGTGAATCTCCAGTCCCCTCACCCTTCGGACGAAACCGACTGGGAAGCCCGGTATCAGGCCAATGACATGCCCTGGGAAAAGGGAGAACCCTCCCCGGGGTTGGTGGATTTTTTGGCGGCGCACTCTGAATTGCCGCGCGGGACGGTGTGTGTGCCGGGTTGCGGCACGGGCCATGATGTCCGCGCTTGGGCCAGGACTGGCTTCTCAGCTTTTGGCTGCGACATCGCGCCCACTGCGATCACTTTGTCCGAGACTCGCACTCGCGAAGCAGGGCTGACCGCGCGATTCGAGTTGGGGGATTTTCTCAGCGACGCACCTCCGGCGCTTTTCGATTGGCTTTTCGAGCACACGCTGTTTTGCGCCATCAACCCGAACCGGCGGGACGATTACGTTCGGGCCGTGTTGCGCTGGCTGAAACCGCGAGGCCACTACCTCGCGGTGAACTACTTGATTCCGGATCGGGATGGACCGCCGTTTGGCACGACCCACGAGGAACTGTGGCAACGCTTCTCGCCGCACTTTGAGTTGCTGAGCGAATGGGTGCCGCGTTCCTACCCCAATCGCGTCGGCCTGGAGCGGATGATGTGGTGGCGGCGCAAGGTGACCTCTCAGTAAACGACGGTGGAGCGAGACTCCTGCCGAGCCGTGCCCCGATGGCCATTGGCTCGCGAGGACGCTCGCCCCACCTTGACCGACGGAATAAGACGGAATAGAACGGAAGCCGGAAGAAAGGTTGAAATTGGCCCCAGGATCGGTCATTATCGCAGTCCATGAGCGACCTCGAGCAGTTGGATGAGTTGATTTCCTGCCGTACGGAGGAGGGACGAAAAAGCGTAGAACCGTGCTCCATTGTCATTTTTGGCGCCAGTGGTGACTTGACCGCCCGCAAGCTAATTCCCGCGCTCTATCACCTTTACGCCGCCAAACAGCTGCCGTCCCCGTACCGAATCATTGGATTCGCCCGTCGCGAGAAAACGGACGCGGAATGGCGAGCAGAGTTGAAGACCGCGCTCAATCAGTTTTCACGCACGAAGCCGGTCAATGAGAAACTCTGGGAAGAGTTCTCGCCAAACCTGTTTTATTGCCAGGGCGATTTTTCCGAAGCGCCCGCCTATGCAAAATTGGAAAAACTGCTGACCTCCTTCGGCAGCGAGCCGCTTCGGCGCAATCTGTTGTTTTACCTGGCGACCTCTCCGAGCCAGTTCGCCCAGGTCGCGGAGGAACTGAACCGGGCCAGTCTCCTGCACAAAGAAGAGCAGACCGGTTCCTGGCAACGCCTGGTGGTCGAGAAACCTTTCGGGCACGACCTCGGATCCGCCCAGGAGTTGAACGGGGACTTGACCCGGTTCGCGCATGAGAAGCAGGTTTTCCGCATCGACCATTATCTCGGCAAGGAGACGGTGCAGAACATCCTGATGTTCCGCTTTTCCAATTCGATCTTCGAGCAACTCTGGAATCGGCAGTCGATCGACCATGTCCAGATCACCGTCAGCGAGAAGTTAGGCGTGGGCCAGCGCGGCGGGTACTATGAGGAAGCCGGAGCCATCCGCGACATGTTTCAGAATCACATTCTTCAGGTGCTTTCGCTGATCGCGATGGAACCGCCCGTGACGCTGGACGCCGAGGCGATTCGGGATGAAAAAGTCAAGGTGTTGAAATCCATCCGACCGCTCAACCCCAACGACGTCGCCAAACAAGTCGTCCGGGGACAGTATTTCGCCGGCATGCTCGACGGCCAGTTGCGGCCCGGATATCGACAGGAGCCGAAGGTGAAGTCCGAGTCAAACGTCGAGACGTATGTGGCGCTCAAGCTCTTTCTCGACAACTGGCGTTGGTCCGGCGTGCCGTTCTTCCTTCGAACCGGCAAATGTTTGCCCCTGAGCGCCAGCGAAGTGCGCGTGGAATTTCGTCGCACGCCGCATGTCTTGTTCGCCGCCGCGAGCAACAAAGCTCTCGACGCCAACGCGCTCACGCTGCGCTTGCAGCCGAACGAGGGAATCTCGCTGCGGTTCAATGGCAAAGTGCCGGGCACGAGCCTGCAACTGCGCCCGGTCCGGATGAATTTCAGCTACGATACCGAATTTGGCGCCTACACCCCCGAAGCCTACGAACGGCTGCTGCTGGAGGCCATGGCCGGCGACGCGACCTTGTTCATCCGCCGTGACGAAGTGGAAACTGCGTGGCGGATCGTGGATTCGATTCGCAACGGCTGGGAAGGAAAGTCGCTGTCGAATCGCGAGTTTTACTCCGCCGGCACCTGGGGGCCTGTGGCAGCCGAGGATCTCCTGGCTCAGACCAACCATGTCTGGCGCGATCCTCAGCCGATTCTGAAGTGATACTGCCGCCGGTCGCGTGAGCCGTTCAACGGATCGATTGGAATGGGTCGGGTTTCCCGACGATTCGAGCCTCGCCGAATCGGTGGCGGAGAGATGGCTTCGAGAGATGACTTCGTCGTCGGCGTCTTCGTTCGCTGTTGCATTGGCGGGCGGGCGGATTACTCGCCAGTTCTTCATCAGTTCCAGCCGGCTGTTTTCCAAGAAGAGTTTCCTTTTCGAGCGCGTTCACTTCTTCTGGGGCGACGAACGTTGCGTGCCGCCGCCCCACGCCGACAGCAATTATCGCCTCGCTTACGAGCATCTGCTCGGACCTTTGCGCATCCAGGAAGATCGGGTTCATCGGATTCGCGGCGAACTGGACGCAACGCAAGCGGCATCCGAAGCCGCGGCGGACCTTTGCCGGTCCGTCGCGCTGACCGCGAACAATCAACCCATTCTGGATTTGGTTTTTTTGGGCATGGGTGAAGATGGCCATGTGGCTTCGCTCTTTCCCGGTGAACCTGAAGCAGCCGCGCAAAGCCCGGCGGTGTATCGCCCGGTCGTGGCCACGAAGCCACCTCCCGTGCGGATCACGCTGGGTTACGACGCCATTGCCGCCGCGCGCCAGGTCTGGGTGCTGGCCTCCGGGGCGAACAAGGAGGAAGCCTTGCGGGTGTCCCTGTCTCCGGACGGCAAGACGCCGCTGGCGCGGGTCATTCAGATGCGGGAGCGAACCGTCGTTTTTAGCGATATCCGAATTCAGTAGCCTTC
This region includes:
- the zwf gene encoding glucose-6-phosphate dehydrogenase; translated protein: MSDLEQLDELISCRTEEGRKSVEPCSIVIFGASGDLTARKLIPALYHLYAAKQLPSPYRIIGFARREKTDAEWRAELKTALNQFSRTKPVNEKLWEEFSPNLFYCQGDFSEAPAYAKLEKLLTSFGSEPLRRNLLFYLATSPSQFAQVAEELNRASLLHKEEQTGSWQRLVVEKPFGHDLGSAQELNGDLTRFAHEKQVFRIDHYLGKETVQNILMFRFSNSIFEQLWNRQSIDHVQITVSEKLGVGQRGGYYEEAGAIRDMFQNHILQVLSLIAMEPPVTLDAEAIRDEKVKVLKSIRPLNPNDVAKQVVRGQYFAGMLDGQLRPGYRQEPKVKSESNVETYVALKLFLDNWRWSGVPFFLRTGKCLPLSASEVRVEFRRTPHVLFAAASNKALDANALTLRLQPNEGISLRFNGKVPGTSLQLRPVRMNFSYDTEFGAYTPEAYERLLLEAMAGDATLFIRRDEVETAWRIVDSIRNGWEGKSLSNREFYSAGTWGPVAAEDLLAQTNHVWRDPQPILK
- the pgl gene encoding 6-phosphogluconolactonase — encoded protein: MSRSTDRLEWVGFPDDSSLAESVAERWLREMTSSSASSFAVALAGGRITRQFFISSSRLFSKKSFLFERVHFFWGDERCVPPPHADSNYRLAYEHLLGPLRIQEDRVHRIRGELDATQAASEAAADLCRSVALTANNQPILDLVFLGMGEDGHVASLFPGEPEAAAQSPAVYRPVVATKPPPVRITLGYDAIAAARQVWVLASGANKEEALRVSLSPDGKTPLARVIQMRERTVVFSDIRIQ
- a CDS encoding methyltransferase domain-containing protein: MPWEKGEPSPGLVDFLAAHSELPRGTVCVPGCGTGHDVRAWARTGFSAFGCDIAPTAITLSETRTREAGLTARFELGDFLSDAPPALFDWLFEHTLFCAINPNRRDDYVRAVLRWLKPRGHYLAVNYLIPDRDGPPFGTTHEELWQRFSPHFELLSEWVPRSYPNRVGLERMMWWRRKVTSQ